In Flavobacterium enshiense, the genomic stretch ACTGACGGGCTTTTTCCAGTCCTTCGTAATGAGTAGCGATTGGCAAATTATTTCCAACCAAAGAATACAGCAAACAATCCAACGGTCGTTTAGCCACCTCGCCACTGTCTTGTAATTTTAAACTTCCTGAAGCCGTGTTTCTAGGATTTGCATATGGAGTTTCGCCAATTTCAATCAGCTCCTGGTTCATTTTTTCAAAACCGGCAAAAGGCAATATGATTTCTCCGCGGATGTCAAACTTCTGCGGAAAATCGCCTTTCAGTTTAATCGGGACCGCTTTTATGGTTTTAATATTATTGGTTACATCATCTCCCTGAAATCCGTCCCCTCTAGTGACTGCTCTTTTCAGTTTTCCGTTTTCATAGGAAATATTGATAGATGCACCATCATATTTAAGCTCGCAGGTATATTCAAGCGGTGCATCGCCTAAAATCTTACGGGCACGTTTCTCCCAATCCAGTAAATCTTCTTTGGAATACGAGTTATCCAGTGAATACATGCGGTATTCATGCTGGACAGTTTCGAAGTTTTTCGTGATGGCTCCCCCTACTCTTTGGGTAGGTGAATTTTCATCAAAATATTCGGGGTGTTTTGCTTCAAGTACCTGAAGTTCTTTGAGTTTTATATCAAAATCATAATCGGAAATCGTGGGATTATCCAATACATAATAATTGTAATTATGCTGATTAAGTTCATCCCGTAGGGCTTGAATCGTCTGCAAAACATCCATAAAAAAGAAAAATTGGCAAGATTAGTTTTATGCAACTAATTTAAACCAATTTTTCGAATATCCTTTTTTAAAAGAGTAAAACTATTGCTCTAAAATGCCGTTCATCTGTTCAAACAATTCCCCTTGTGTAAAAATAGCTCCCTGCTGAATCAAATTGAAGATTTCCATGTTACGATCATCTGCAAAAACTTTTTGACCACGCTGAATTTCAACATTATCTGTAAACAAATTATCGCTCAACCATTGCAAACCCTCTTTTTTAAGCAGATCCACTTCCGGTATCAGGGAACGAATAATAATCGTCATCATATGAATCTCCGTACAGTGGAAAAGGAAAATATAATTTTTAGAATAATGCTCCAGATACTTCGCATTACCCAAAACCCCTTCCCAAATCAAATCAGAGAAAACATCAATTTCCTGTTCAGCCACTTCCGGTGTTTTATTCTTGATGGTATCCCATTCACTTTTGTCAATAGACTGTGAGGCCAGAAAGTTAATAAATTCCGGATGCAGTTCTTCCAGTTGTTCCTTTGTAAGACGTGTATATTTCATTTTGAATCCGAAGTGTTTGAATCGGGAAATCTAAAGTTATAAATTTATAAAAAAAGTCCCGATTTACATCGGGACTTTTCTATTTATCTTTTCAAAAATTAAGCTTGTTCAGCGATAATTTCGTAAGCTAATTCAACTATTACATCACGGTGTAAACGAACTGAAGCAGTGTATTTACCAGTACGTTTAACGATACCTGAAGTGATGAATTTTTTGTCGATAGATTGACCGTTTTTCTCTAAAATTTGAGCGATGTCAGCATTAGTAACTGATCCGAATAATTTCTCACCACCAGCTTTAGCAATAATTTTGATATCTAAAGCTTTTAAAGCCTCACCGATAGCTTTTGCATCAGCAACAATTTTAGCCTCTTTGTGTGCTTTTTGTTTTAGGTTTTCAGCCAAAACTTTTTTAGCAGAAGGCGTAGCTAAAATAGCAAAACCTTGAGGGATTAAGAAGTTACGACCGTAACCTGGTTTTACAGATACTACATCATCTTTAAATCCTAAATTCTGAACGTCTTGTTTTAAAATAAGTTCCATGTTGTTGTCCTTATATTTTAGAAGTTAGGTTCCATTTGATCGGAAACCAACAACTGTAATTTTTAATTATTTTAATAAATCGGCCACGTATGGCATTAAAGCTAAGTGACGAGCTCTCTTAACAGCTACAGACACTTTTCTTTGGTATTTTAATGAAGTTCCTGTTAAACGACGAGGAAGAATTTT encodes the following:
- a CDS encoding DUF6495 family protein, producing the protein MKYTRLTKEQLEELHPEFINFLASQSIDKSEWDTIKNKTPEVAEQEIDVFSDLIWEGVLGNAKYLEHYSKNYIFLFHCTEIHMMTIIIRSLIPEVDLLKKEGLQWLSDNLFTDNVEIQRGQKVFADDRNMEIFNLIQQGAIFTQGELFEQMNGILEQ
- the rplI gene encoding 50S ribosomal protein L9, whose translation is MELILKQDVQNLGFKDDVVSVKPGYGRNFLIPQGFAILATPSAKKVLAENLKQKAHKEAKIVADAKAIGEALKALDIKIIAKAGGEKLFGSVTNADIAQILEKNGQSIDKKFITSGIVKRTGKYTASVRLHRDVIVELAYEIIAEQA